One window of Nostoc sp. C052 genomic DNA carries:
- a CDS encoding sulfurtransferase: protein MPNSQFVVSPAWLFEHLEDPQVVIVDCRFSLADPQLGQQQYQTSHIKGSYYLDLNQDLSSPVGKHGGRHPLPNSNNIADKFAAIGVNYHKTLVVAYDDSRFAFAARLWWLLRYLGHEQVAVLDGGFAGWQKAGYSVTNIIPHHRKGEFVAQVQTEKVVDITAVKSRKDSDEVVLVDSRESDRYRGEREPIDKIAGHIPGAVNYPWQEVTDSSGYLLPQEEQRRRWEKLETAEEILVYCGSGVTACVNLLSLELAGISKGKLYAGSWSDWISYL, encoded by the coding sequence ATGCCCAATTCCCAATTTGTTGTTTCACCAGCGTGGCTGTTTGAACATCTGGAAGATCCGCAAGTCGTTATTGTGGATTGTCGCTTTTCTTTAGCCGATCCACAATTAGGACAACAGCAGTATCAGACAAGTCATATAAAAGGTTCATATTACTTAGATTTGAATCAGGATCTTTCCAGTCCAGTGGGTAAGCATGGCGGGAGACATCCTTTACCTAACTCTAATAATATTGCGGATAAATTTGCGGCGATTGGGGTAAATTACCACAAAACTTTAGTTGTAGCTTATGATGATTCGCGCTTTGCTTTTGCGGCTCGTTTATGGTGGCTGTTGCGCTATCTCGGACATGAGCAAGTAGCAGTACTGGATGGCGGCTTTGCTGGATGGCAAAAAGCTGGGTATTCTGTTACAAATATTATTCCTCATCATCGAAAGGGTGAGTTTGTAGCTCAAGTACAAACAGAAAAGGTGGTAGATATTACAGCGGTGAAAAGCCGGAAAGACAGCGATGAGGTAGTATTAGTAGATTCAAGAGAGAGCGATCGCTACCGAGGAGAACGAGAACCAATTGATAAAATCGCCGGACATATTCCCGGTGCAGTCAATTATCCTTGGCAAGAAGTTACAGACTCTTCTGGCTACCTACTCCCTCAAGAAGAACAACGTCGTCGCTGGGAAAAGCTAGAAACAGCCGAAGAAATCTTAGTTTATTGCGGTTCTGGCGTTACTGCTTGTGTGAATTTACTTTCTCTAGAATTAGCTGGCATTAGCAAGGGTAAACTTTATGCTGGCAGTTGGAGTGATTGGATTTCTTATTTATAG